Within Vicia villosa cultivar HV-30 ecotype Madison, WI linkage group LG1, Vvil1.0, whole genome shotgun sequence, the genomic segment AGAGTTGAACTCACATTTTTCATAACATAATCAAATACATCATCAATTGAATTGAATCaactttcattttaacaaaatatttaatttaacctTAAATCACTAATCTATAAATATAATTCATAACAAAACATTATCGCTTTATTTAATCCATATAGCTAATTTAACTTAATGAAACAAAAACCTTTGATTTATTCCATGTTGTGGTTgttatttaatcttaaatataCAATATCTCACATTGCCTTAAATGGTTTCAAGTTTGTGTTGTTTACAATCTCAAAAGATGATGGGCTCTCCGTTGAAAAGAGCAGAAGAATAGGTCCAATGAAAAGCAAAGGACATTTCCGGCAATCCACTCAAAAAAATAACGACCATGCAATCTTCAATTCAACCTTAACTACCTAACAAACTAATTTTACACTTTAATGAACCTTAACAATGTCTATAATCTATAACCCCTCACAAGCCACCACGTGTCAACATTTCATTGGTGCTTGTTCCAAGAGTCATGCTTTATATAAACAAGGAACTAATCCATTAAACTACTTTACCGTTACAGTTACAGAGAGGATAACATTACAATGACGACCGTAGCTGCGCCTGTAACTGCAACCGCAACTCCAAATGAATCCAATAAGAAAAACAGAATTCAGGTTTCCAATACTAAGAAACCACTTTTCTTTTACGTCAATCTCGCCAAGGTATGTAATGTCGGATCAAAATCCGTTGCAGTCGGATATTCTATATTTACGTCAATGCATCCGCGATCATTGAATTAAGATTGAACGATTCAGATTTTAAAATTGTTGGTTTTGATTTGAAAACATTATATAATGTTGAAATAACTTCTCCTTTGATGCAGAGATACATTCAGCAGCACAATGAAGTTGAGCTTTCTGCTCTTGGAATGGGTATTTCTTTTTCTCAACCTAAATTTTCCCTATTTTTCTCTTTTGATTTGGACAAAATTCACcacatttttcttattttcatgTTAACTGATATATATAATACATTTTACAAAAATGTTGACATGAATTGGCACAGCTATAGCTACAGTTGTAACGATCGCGGAGATTTTGAAGAACAATGGACTCGCCACTGAGAAAAGTAAGGTTTCTTCTTGTTTGCTATTGTTTTTGCCATTCATCCTATGATATGATGATTGTAGCAATTCTAACCAATGAATGAATGTTGGGATGAAACAGAAGTATTGACATCTACAGTTGGCATGAAGGATGAGAACAAAGGCCGGCTCGTCCAGAAGGCAAAGGTAAGATGACCCCGATGAAACGAACGCGTTTGAATTTTCAGTTATTCTCGTTCAAACGCGATCTTAAACCTAAGTTTTTGTTGGAATTTTGTAGATTGAAATTGTGTTGGGCAAGTCTGAGAAGTTTGACAATCTGATGGCTCATTCTGCTGCCAACAATAACTCAGAAGCAGCTACTGAGGATGACAAGAAATGACAAACTTCATATAGCAGCAGCATCAATGTGGGATTATTGTAGTTAATATATTCtgttttgttttttctttgttgTAATGTTTGCATTCATGGACGTAAGTAAATAGGGGAGTAGACAAAGGGTCGTGGAGTTTCACAATGCCACACGAGTGGATCAATGTTGTAGGACACATATTTCCATTATAACTTTAGATTGTATTTCTTTAtacaacatatatacaatgaCTGATGAATCATAAGCTCGTCATTTATGTTTTCTTTTACCTCTTTCTTTCTAGTTTGTATACATAGAATTCCAATTAAGAAACAGGTTTTAATATATCCAAACACATTTTTGTTTCAAATCATATTAGTTCTATAGATGACACTAACTATTTCATGTTATCAATTTGGTTTTACAATCAAAAGCATAATTTTTGGAGTTCATGTCATTATTTTAAACACTAATTTGATGACGgtaaaaaataatatcaaaagcattCCACTAAAAGAACTCAATTAATAGTTGTGCAGAGACATCCGATCCGATTGCAGAAACACAAATTTACAACTCAATTAATAGTTGTGCAGAGACATCCGATCCGATTGCAGAAACGCAAATTTGAATTAATAGTTGTGTAGAGACATCCGATTGCAGAAACGCAAATTTGAACCTACTTCATCCCACTTATTCACCTTTAATAAAGGGTGTTAATATCCAAACACATTTTTGTTTCAAATCATATGAATTCCACTAACAATTATCTAATGTTATCTGTTTGGTTTTACAAAATACCATTTTAAACACAAATTTGGTGACAGaaaaaatgaaatcaaaagcACAATTTTTGAATTTCATGTCATTATTTTAAACACTAATTTGATGACGgtaaaaaataatatcaaaagcttCACATCAAGACAACTTAATTGGTAGCTATGACAAGACATTCAATTACAGTGACATGGATGTGATTCTGCGACATATCCACGGATTTGATTCTGCGACATCTTATGCATTCTACTTGAGAGGAACATTTAATTTGTAATAAGTAGGTTTTCCCTCATCGTTTTAAGGTTCCAACATCCTTAAAGAAAGAAACATACTATTGACTTGAGAAACAAAATAATTCCAGTACTAAATATGTGTATCATTGAACAAAGCTCATTGGAGTATATCTATAAAATGGGAAAAATCTGCTAAAAATTAATTCACATTAAcgtcaaataaataacataaatcatttacttgcAATTCTAAGCTATGAACCTATAGagcctaaaaataaatagtaataaAGAGGACATGAACTCATGAAGCCTTTGGCAGAGAGAAAACATAACATATCTAGATGGGAGCAGCACATGTTGTTCTAAAGTGACCTGTTTGATTGCAACGACTACAATGCACCACTCGCTTAACACGCCCGCGATCTTCTGCACGAACTCTCTTCTTTCTCGGTCGTCCAGGTGGTCTGAGTGATTTAGGTGGGTTGATTGTAACTTCAAGAGCTTGACTAACATTAGCATCTCCTTCAGACAATTCCTTCCAAAGCGATTTATCAGGAATTGGATGTATGGTTTGTGAGTATGTTTTGCGATAAGTTGCAACAGTGAAACAGCTTTCTGTGAATCTATGCACATTCTGCCTGCAGGATAGAAGCGCTGCCACAGCATGTGCACAGGGCAAGCCATAAAGCTGCCAGCCACGACAAAGACAGCAGCGGTTTCTTATATCAACTATATTAGTTCCCTCGTGAGATATAACTTCAAACTCAGCTTCGTTGGCACGGAGAACCTGATAAGTGCGTGCACGTTCTAGAGCCTCTGCAACACTTCTCTCCGCTGAAGGAACGAGTATGGATGTCCACTGCATACTGGTTTCTCGGCGCTCATTGAACCAAGTCATTAGCTGCCTTCTAATGCATTCCATCATTTGAATTATTGGGAGCCCAGATGCATCCAATATCCAACTGTTTAAAGCTTCAACTATGTTTGCTGTCAAATGACCGAACCTGTGCCCCTCAAAATAAGCAGTCGCCCACAGACGAGGTGGAATTCTTCGAATCCAATATGCAGCATCTTGTGATACCTCTTCGATTTCCAAAACTTTAGCTTCAAATTCAATTATAGTTAGACAATTGGCTGCTTCCCATAGAAGATTGTACAGCAAGGTGTTATTAAATTCCTTACGGAAGCTGTCACTCAAGTGGCGCATGCAAAATCCATGGAAAGCGGTGGGAAACCTTGCCTCAACGCCATCCACAATTCCTTGCTGTCTATCTGACAAAATAGTAAGCCTTGGCATGTTTTCAGTATTAATCTCAAGCAGGTTATGAAGTTCAGTCAGAAACCACATCCAATTATCATCATTCTCCTCATCAACAACACCAAATGCAAGAGGAAAGAGAGCCCCATCACCATCAAATCCGGTAGCAAAAAGTAATGTACCAAGATACTTGCTCTTCAGATATGTTCTATCAAGCCCCAAGAGTGGCCGACAAGCATTCAAAAAGCCATATATAGATGCTTGGAAAGAAATAAATAGACGTTGGAAGCAATTATCAGTTGGATTTCCATAAACAGATGCAATACTGCCCGGGTTTGTGCGCTTCACCTGTGCACAGTATTGTGGAAGCAAGCGATATCCTTCTTCAAAAGATCCACGCATTGCAGCCATAATACGCTCTTTGCCTCTCCATGCTTGTTTGTACGATAAGGTGATGCCATGGACCATATGAATCTCTTCCAGTATCTCCTTTGGCTTGCAATTGGGGTTCTCCTTCAGCCTTTGCTCCACAGAGTTAGCAACCCATTGAACTGAAGCTTGCTGATGACCAAGATGAGAAATTCCTCCACATGTATGACTCTCATGAATTGTCCTGATGGTAAAAGTTGGAACCCCTGGGAGCTTTGCGGCATGAATGCGCCAAGGACATCCTTCACTAGCACACTTGGCAGTAAACCGAGTTTTATCAGATTTAATAGTCTGCATCTCAAAGTGCAGAGCGATTGCTGTATCCCTCAATGCCCTTCGACAACTCTTGACATCAGGAAATTCTTGGCCCACTGACAATTCATAAGTTGGACTTATAGCAACCGTGCGAGCCTGAATTACATGGGGTTCAGAAGAAAGCATAAACTGTGACTGTTGAATACTCATATCATTCTCAGAATCAGTGCCCATCTCTGGGTGTTGAATCACAGTCAGGTCCATGTTATCATCAAACCCTTGATGTTCAAAAACAGTTAGATTATTATTCTCTGGCAAGTCCAGCTCGTGGTTTTGTCCAGGAAGGGGCGACTCATGGTTATCATGCCCGGGTTTCCGATCCATACCCAGCTCATGCTCATAAGCCTGACCATCATCCCCTTCTTGATCATGATTTTGTTCTATCCCCAGATCATGGTCATGTCCCAAGTCCAGCTCATGGTCATGTCCCAAATCCAGTTCATGCTCATGAGTCTGACCCATATCCAATTGATGCTCGTGCGTTGGCGACCCTAGTTCCAATCCATGGTTCTCATTCATCCCCAAATCATGATTATGACCAAGCATCGATTGATGATGGTCATGACCAAGCTCCAAATTGTGATTTTGCCCGAGTATCAAATCGTGATTAGCCATTGAAGATACAAATAAATCTCTACTTTAACAACAAAAATCCCACAGGTAATAAAAAATGAGCCAAAGAAACCACATCAACCTTCTGTCCAACTCATGAATGTTACCGGCAGAAACCtacaagaaaggaaaaaaaaacatcCCAGAAACAAATTCAAATTACAGGAACAAAGATCATGAGTAGTTAAttgcaaacaacatgtaacagacATGAGAAACTAAAATCAccttaacaataataaaaagtaaaattaacTTAAGACATAGTTTACTCAAGGACTATAGTAACttacattaaaacataaaaatcaaaAACATCCATTAAAcataattgaattgaataaataaaaataaaaataaaaactttagTAAAACCCATGAGaattcataataaaaaaaacagaataaataaaattaaaatcgaGAGGGTTCACCTTATACCAAAGAGTATCGGATCATGGTCTTAGGATGAGAGCATTGAGACGCAAATCGAAGAACGAACCGAAAAAAGGGTTTGTGTGGATTGATGGTGAAGAAGGAGTGTTTGAAAAGAGGTTGATGGAAAATTGGCGGGGAAGTGTCGAAAATCGGAGAAGGGTAAGGAGAAGAGAGGAAAAGGGTATGAGGTTGCGAGGGTTGAGAAGGGAAATCCAGTGCTCAGGCTATCCACAAAAAGAGGGTATTTAGGTCAAACAAATCGATCCTCTTCTTTTATCGGTTTCGAGGATTTCATTTACGATTTTGCCCCTGATATGTGTTTTTTTTGTGGAGATTGAGACTGTGAGGCCCATTGTTTATTCATAACCATTTATATAGCCCATTGTGTATTATTGATATGTTTTTTTATGCTTTTGActatacaaaaagaaaaagaaaaaaaagaagaaaaatatgctAATAACCTAATATAGTTGTATAAAGGTATATTAGAAAAtggaaattataaattttattatggaTTTTGTTTGATGTGGGTCAATAATAAAGtagataatatatataatattattatattctatatttaAGTAAGACCAAAttcaatgataaaaaataaaatatagaaaatattgatattttatattatttaaatgaagAAAGTTTTTTGTGATtcgaataattttaattaaacaaatttttatattgtaatgtttattttgGATATTGTTTTGCACGAGTGCGAAAAATGGATGCAGTCAGAAAACTGATGATTTTGAACGGTGGTCCTGATCTCCTTTACGATGACGCGGGATGGATCTGTATGATTTTCACTTCAACGCTTAAGTCAGTTCAAGATTTAAgatgaatataataaaaatgtgGAGATCATAAATTGTACTTTACTCTTAGCGAGTGAACTGATTTTATACTTTGGATCGAGTGGAGTGGATTTGAGATGGATTGAGCCTTGGCCAAATGGGACTTGGTCAGTCCAAAACAGTTGCCCTTGAGGCTTGGTTAGTGCAATACTAGAATGAAAATTGTTATTATAAGTGAACTCTATCAGTGAAAggtaagtatcccacgaacctccttaTTCAAGaacacaagctctcaacaaatcctccaatgaatgaatagtcctctccgtctgaccatctgtttGTGGATGATACGCTGTACTCAATTTCAGCTTAGAACCCAACGCATCCTACAAACTTTTCTAAAATtcagaagtaaacctcggatctctatctgacgCAATACTTGACGGAACACCATGAAGCTTCACAATCGTACGAATATAAATCTTCGCCAACTTCGGtaccaaaaaaattatattaatcagaACAAAATGAGCCAATTTTGTCAATcgatcaacaatcacccaaattgcATCATAACCTCTAAGAGTACTAGGCAGCCCCGTCACAAAGTCCATTGATATGATATTTCATTTCCATTCTGGAAcatctaacggttgcatcaatccTGCAGGTCTCTAATGTTCAACTTTCAagttctgacaagtcaaacacgcatATACAAATTGTGCTACATACATCACGCTTCAACCCAGGCCAcaaaaataacttcttcaaatcttgatacattttagtagccccATGATGAATACTTAAACTGCTTCgatgaccttcctcaagaatcatcttcttcatctcgtCATCATCTGGAATACAAATTCTACCGTAAAATCTCAGTACATCTTGTGCATCCAATTTAAAATCACCATCTTCTAATTGATTACCTCAAACCATCATATCTACTAACTTCACATCCAACTTCGAAGATTCTTTGATTCTAGTTAAGAAATCACTATTAATCTTCAAAATTCCCAACATAACACTCTGCGTTATCctctcacaaaccaaactcaagtcGCTCAGTTAATTCCAATTTCTTAACCCTCATCATTGACATATGCAACACCTTCTGACTCAAAGCATCGACTACAACATtagctttacccggatgataattcaagcCAATGTCATAGTCTTTTAACAATTCTAGCCACCtgcgttgcctcatattcaattccttttggtcaaacaaatacttcaaactcttatgatcgttgaatacttcaaatctagaaccaaaaagataatgtctccaaattttcaacACGAATACCACTGCGGCTAGCtccaaatcatgcgtaggataattcctttcatgaattctCAACTGCCTTGACGCCTAAGCTACTACTTTATCATTCTGCATAAGGACACCACCTAAGCCCAATTTAGAAGCATCATAATACAACACAAAAGATTCTTcgggattaggcaatatcaaaatcgaaGTCatcgtcaatctcttcttcaattcgGTGAAACTTTCTTCACACTAAACATCCCACACAAATGCTTTACCTTTACAAGTCAGCTGCGTTAACGGAAGTGCTAACTTAGAAAAGCCTTCAATAAATCTCCTGTATTAACCAGGCAAACCCAAAAAACTTCTAATCTCTGTAATCGTCTTTGGAGACTCTCATTGTAACACTACATCTATCTTGGATGGATCTATAGCAATACCATCACCTGAAATAACATGACCGAGAAAACTAACCTtctccaaccaaaactcacatttgGACAGCTTCGCATACAACTTCGCTTCTTTCAAAACTTGTAATACAACTCTCAAATGTTCAGCATGATCTTCTTCCGacttagagtaaatcaaaatatcatctatGAACACCACTACAAACCGATCTAAATACGTATGGAAGATgcgattcatatattccataaatacTCCCAGCGCGTCAGTAACACCGAGAGGCATCACCGAATATTCATAATATCCAAAGCGAGTTCTGAAAGTTATTTTCTAAATATCCTCATATTTCACTCTAATATGGTAATAACACGATCTTAAGTCAATCTTGTTAAACAGGTGTGCAttcaccaattgatccatcagtTCATCTATTCAAGTAACTCCTCTAGTTGCTTCTTCAATTCTTCCAACTCGAATGTTGGCATCATGTATGGTGCCAAGGAAATAGGTCTGGTAGCATGGACAAGATCAATAGCTTATtcaacttctctttccggtggtacaTCAGGAATCTCATAGGGAAAAGCTCAGGAAATTCTCGTACCACCTGCAACTCATCAATTGTAGCCGGATTCTTAATAGATAACGATGCCATCAACGAAAATACATGAGCTTCATCTTGCATCAACTTCCGCAATTGTCTAGCAGACAACAAATCAGTTTCCTCTTCCTCATTAGGAGTAGAAAACCGCACAGACTTGTTATAGCAATTAATATGAACATGGTTatattctaaccagttcataccTAAGATCACATCCATTCCACTTAAtggcaaacaaatcaaatcaacagcaAATTCTCTGTCGAAGATTGACAAGGGACACTTCACACACACTAGAGAAGTAGTCACTGATTCCTTAGCTAGAATATCGACGACCATATCTTCGTTCATAAAAGACAACACAAGACCCTACTTATCCACACAATCAACAATAATAAAACAATGACTAGAACcaatatcaataatagtaattaaatgagtactattaatgaaacatgtgCCTCTGATCAATTTGTCTTCATTAGTTGTCTGAGTTCCTGCCAAAGCAAACACTTTACCACCAGATTGTGTCTTCTTCAGTTTCTGAAATTGACTACAAATATGTCCTTCTTCACCGCAGTTGAAGAAAATTGCCTCCTTATGCTTGCAACCCGCTATTGTGTGCCCGATTTTACCACAACAGAAAAACCTTTTTACCTCTGTAGTACATGCATTACTCTTATGACCAGGTTTCCCACATTTTAAACACACAAcaccagcaggagcatctcccccactagttctctaACCATCAGCAAGTTTTTGTTTACCCTTACCAGCTGGAGCATCATACGGCTTCCCACGGTTTTGTTGGTGCTTACCTCGCTTCTCATTAAGGATCATATAATGAGCATTATTGTCCTGTTCATAAATTCTACAGTTATCTATCAAATCCGGAAAGTTGCGAATCTTTTGGTATCCAATTGCCTTCTGGATATTTGGACGCAACCCGTTCTCAAATTTGATGCACTTCAAAAACTCAGCGGTTGCCCCGTTATAGTGAGGATAGAACTTTTCCAATTCCACGAACTTTGCAGCATAATCTATAACTGGCAAATTTCCTTGCTTCAGCTCGAGAAATTCAATCTCCTTCTTCCCACGGACATACTCAGGGTAGTACTTCCTGATAAAATCCCTACTGAAAACAGCCCAGGTGATAACCTCACCTGTAGCTTCCAACCTCTGACTAGTCTCTAGCCACCACTCATCAGCTTTGACCTccagcatatgagtaccataACGCACCTTTTACGCTGGAGTGCAGTATATCACTCGGAAAATCCTTTCTATCTCCTTAAGCCAAGTCAATGCTCCATTTGGATCATACTTGCCCTTGAAGGTAGGAGGATTCTCTCTCTTAAAAGTCGCCAAACTACGGGATTCATCATGCGCACCCCCGTTAGGTTGATTTTGCATAGCCTGAGTCATCGCTTCCAAGGCAACAACAATTGCAGCGTCATtccttccaatcatcttctacttcACACCATACAAAAAACAACCGTTAGAAACTAAATTGACAATACTCGATTGTCAAACGACAcaactgactcgacaacatgGTCGAACG encodes:
- the LOC131616610 gene encoding uncharacterized protein At2g34160-like; the protein is MTTVAAPVTATATPNESNKKNRIQVSNTKKPLFFYVNLAKRYIQQHNEVELSALGMAIATVVTIAEILKNNGLATEKKVLTSTVGMKDENKGRLVQKAKIEIVLGKSEKFDNLMAHSAANNNSEAATEDDKK
- the LOC131644159 gene encoding uncharacterized protein LOC131644159, whose translation is MANHDLILGQNHNLELGHDHHQSMLGHNHDLGMNENHGLELGSPTHEHQLDMGQTHEHELDLGHDHELDLGHDHDLGIEQNHDQEGDDGQAYEHELGMDRKPGHDNHESPLPGQNHELDLPENNNLTVFEHQGFDDNMDLTVIQHPEMGTDSENDMSIQQSQFMLSSEPHVIQARTVAISPTYELSVGQEFPDVKSCRRALRDTAIALHFEMQTIKSDKTRFTAKCASEGCPWRIHAAKLPGVPTFTIRTIHESHTCGGISHLGHQQASVQWVANSVEQRLKENPNCKPKEILEEIHMVHGITLSYKQAWRGKERIMAAMRGSFEEGYRLLPQYCAQVKRTNPGSIASVYGNPTDNCFQRLFISFQASIYGFLNACRPLLGLDRTYLKSKYLGTLLFATGFDGDGALFPLAFGVVDEENDDNWMWFLTELHNLLEINTENMPRLTILSDRQQGIVDGVEARFPTAFHGFCMRHLSDSFRKEFNNTLLYNLLWEAANCLTIIEFEAKVLEIEEVSQDAAYWIRRIPPRLWATAYFEGHRFGHLTANIVEALNSWILDASGLPIIQMMECIRRQLMTWFNERRETSMQWTSILVPSAERSVAEALERARTYQVLRANEAEFEVISHEGTNIVDIRNRCCLCRGWQLYGLPCAHAVAALLSCRQNVHRFTESCFTVATYRKTYSQTIHPIPDKSLWKELSEGDANVSQALEVTINPPKSLRPPGRPRKKRVRAEDRGRVKRVVHCSRCNQTGHFRTTCAAPI
- the LOC131653664 gene encoding uncharacterized protein LOC131653664 yields the protein MLEVKADEWWLETSQRLEATGEVITWAVFSRDFIRKYYPEYVRGKKEIEFLELKQGNLPVIDYAAKFVELEKFYPHYNGATAEFLKCIKFENGLRPNIQKAIGYQKIRNFPDLIDNCRIYEQDNNAHYMILNEKRGKHQQNRGKPYDAPAGKGKQKLADEVKRFFCCGKIGHTIAGCKHKEAIFFNCGEEGHICSQFQKLKKTQSGGKVFALAGTQTTNEDKLIRGTCFINSTHLITIIDIGSSHCFIIVDCVDK